From Cotesia glomerata isolate CgM1 linkage group LG2, MPM_Cglom_v2.3, whole genome shotgun sequence, a single genomic window includes:
- the LOC123258693 gene encoding sodium-dependent nutrient amino acid transporter 1-like isoform X3 has product MKNPKSQRSTTEIFVLSERPQSDVNQESENGMKISEETETDRATWGNPIEFLMSCIAYSVGLVYYMESMLGQFTSQSCVKMWALSPSFRGIGYGMTIAVFLVQTYYSGLSSIILYYLIISFQSTLPWSQCFPEWSEPCFNSSSPQSSGINSSKSSAEHFFFKEVINESRIENGLGTPSWRLVLCLLTTWVIIFLVLFKGVKSAGKASYFLAIFPYFMMFMLFGRAVTLEGAIGGIIYFLRPDWSKMTDPKVWYAAVTQSFFSLGVCFGGVIMYASYNKFEHNVTRDCMIVSTLDLCTSLIAGTTIFGILGNLAFKLGTDDFHSVVRSGSGLAFISYPEALAQFSVVPSVFAVCFFLMLFTLAIGSSVAFCSTVISVIKDQFPRYSQWKIVLAVCTVGFGIGICYCTPAGLYMINLVDYFGGTFIIMVLAMLEVVGVSWFYGIDNFLDDIEFMTNKRPFFFWRICWVFLTPIMLFTILIYFLITLQPLTYNDEYYPTSSYVAGWALLACGVLPFVILMFTTIIRNKEKSLSDIFKPAVNWGPRNAKTRERWRNFKLLKQQKRDLDLTENKLRRVFTVLFNKLK; this is encoded by the exons atgaaaaatcctAAATCACAGCGAAGTACAACGGAGATATTTGTACTTTCTGAAAGGCCGCAATCTGATGTAAACCAAGAA TCCGAG AACGGAATGAAAATATCAGAAGAAACGGAAACAGATCGAGCGACTTGGGGAAATCCTATTGAGTTTCTCATGTCATGCATTGCATACTCTGTTGGTCTTG TGTACTATATGGAATCAATGCTCGGGCAATTTACGAGTCAATCATGTGTTAAAATGTGGGCTCTTTCTCCATCTTTTAGAG GTATCGGATATGGAATGACCATAGCAGTATTTTTAGTACAAACTTACTATTCAGGTTTATCGTCTATCATTTtatattacttaataatatcCTTCCAGTCGACGTTACCTTGGTCTCAATGTTTTCCGGAATGGAGTGAACCCTGTTTTAACTCATCAAGTCCACAATCTTCAGGTATCAATTCTTCAAAGAGTAGTGCAGAACATTTTTTCTT CAAAGAGGTCATTAATGAAAGCAGAATAGAAAATGGACTTGGTACTCCTTCATGGCGATTGGTGTTATGTCTTCTCACTACTTGGGTCATTATCTTTTTAGTTCTTTTCAAAGGAGTGAAAAGTGCTGGAAAAGCATCATATTTTCTGGCAATATTCCCATATTTTATGATGTTCATGCTGTTTGGAAGAGCTGTAACTCTAGAAGGTGCTATCGGaggaataatatattttttacgacCAGACTGGAGCAAGATGACTGATCCAAAAGTGTGGTATGCCGCCGTTActcaatcttttttttcacttgGTGTTTGTTTTGGCGGCGTCATAATGTACGCTTCCTACAACAAATTTGAGCACAATGTCACAAG ggACTGTATGATCGTTTCAACTCTTGATCTTTGCACAAGTCTCATAGCAGGTActactatttttggaattttagGCAATTTAGCTTTCAAATTAGGAACTGATGACTTCCATTCAGTCGTCAGATCAGGAAGTGGATTGGCATTTATTTCTTATCCAGAAGCTTTAGCGCAATTTTCTGTCGTGCCATCTGTATTTGCAGtctgtttttttttgatgttatttACACTTGCTATTGGTTCATCCGTAGCTTTTTGTAGTACTGTCATCAGTGTTATTAAAGATCAATTTCCTAGATACTCACAATGGAAAATTGTACTCGCTGTTTGTACAGTTGGCTTTGGTATTGGAATCTGTTACTGTACACCg GCtggattatatatgattaatttaGTAGATTACTTTGGAGgcacatttataattatggtTTTAGCGATGCTAGAAGTTGTTGGTGTTTCATGGTTTTATG gaatCGATAATTTTCTGGACGACATCGAGtttatgacaaataaaagaccTTTCTTCTTCTGGCGCATTTGTTGGGTCTTCTTAACACCAATTATGCTCTtcacaatattaatttattttttaattacactaCAACCACTTACATACAATGATGAATATTATCCAACTTCTTCATAtg tTGCTGGTTGGGCTTTATTGGCCTGTGGAGTATTGCcgtttgtaattttaatgttCACCACCATCATAcgtaacaaagaaaaaagctTATCTGAT atttttaaaccAGCGGTCAATTGGGGCCCACGCAATGCGAAAACTCGTGAAAGATGGAGAAACTTTAAGCTTctaaaacaacaaaaaagaGATCTTGATTTAACCGAAAATAAATTGCGAAGAGTTTTCacagtattatttaataaattaaagtaa
- the LOC123258693 gene encoding sodium-dependent nutrient amino acid transporter 1-like isoform X1 — MKNPKSQRSTTEIFVLSERPQSDVNQESENGMKISEETETDRATWGNPIEFLMSCIAYSVGLGNVWRFPYTAYENGGGAFVITYIIVLFMVGKPVYYMESMLGQFTSQSCVKMWALSPSFRGIGYGMTIAVFLVQTYYSGLSSIILYYLIISFQSTLPWSQCFPEWSEPCFNSSSPQSSGINSSKSSAEHFFFKEVINESRIENGLGTPSWRLVLCLLTTWVIIFLVLFKGVKSAGKASYFLAIFPYFMMFMLFGRAVTLEGAIGGIIYFLRPDWSKMTDPKVWYAAVTQSFFSLGVCFGGVIMYASYNKFEHNVTRDCMIVSTLDLCTSLIAGTTIFGILGNLAFKLGTDDFHSVVRSGSGLAFISYPEALAQFSVVPSVFAVCFFLMLFTLAIGSSVAFCSTVISVIKDQFPRYSQWKIVLAVCTVGFGIGICYCTPAGLYMINLVDYFGGTFIIMVLAMLEVVGVSWFYGIDNFLDDIEFMTNKRPFFFWRICWVFLTPIMLFTILIYFLITLQPLTYNDEYYPTSSYVAGWALLACGVLPFVILMFTTIIRNKEKSLSDIFKPAVNWGPRNAKTRERWRNFKLLKQQKRDLDLTENKLRRVFTVLFNKLK; from the exons atgaaaaatcctAAATCACAGCGAAGTACAACGGAGATATTTGTACTTTCTGAAAGGCCGCAATCTGATGTAAACCAAGAA TCCGAG AACGGAATGAAAATATCAGAAGAAACGGAAACAGATCGAGCGACTTGGGGAAATCCTATTGAGTTTCTCATGTCATGCATTGCATACTCTGTTGGTCTTGGTAATGTTTGGAGATTTCCTTACACTGCATACGAAAATGGCGGTGGTGCATTTGTTATCACATATATTATTGTTCTTTTCATGGTTGGAAAGCCAGTGTACTATATGGAATCAATGCTCGGGCAATTTACGAGTCAATCATGTGTTAAAATGTGGGCTCTTTCTCCATCTTTTAGAG GTATCGGATATGGAATGACCATAGCAGTATTTTTAGTACAAACTTACTATTCAGGTTTATCGTCTATCATTTtatattacttaataatatcCTTCCAGTCGACGTTACCTTGGTCTCAATGTTTTCCGGAATGGAGTGAACCCTGTTTTAACTCATCAAGTCCACAATCTTCAGGTATCAATTCTTCAAAGAGTAGTGCAGAACATTTTTTCTT CAAAGAGGTCATTAATGAAAGCAGAATAGAAAATGGACTTGGTACTCCTTCATGGCGATTGGTGTTATGTCTTCTCACTACTTGGGTCATTATCTTTTTAGTTCTTTTCAAAGGAGTGAAAAGTGCTGGAAAAGCATCATATTTTCTGGCAATATTCCCATATTTTATGATGTTCATGCTGTTTGGAAGAGCTGTAACTCTAGAAGGTGCTATCGGaggaataatatattttttacgacCAGACTGGAGCAAGATGACTGATCCAAAAGTGTGGTATGCCGCCGTTActcaatcttttttttcacttgGTGTTTGTTTTGGCGGCGTCATAATGTACGCTTCCTACAACAAATTTGAGCACAATGTCACAAG ggACTGTATGATCGTTTCAACTCTTGATCTTTGCACAAGTCTCATAGCAGGTActactatttttggaattttagGCAATTTAGCTTTCAAATTAGGAACTGATGACTTCCATTCAGTCGTCAGATCAGGAAGTGGATTGGCATTTATTTCTTATCCAGAAGCTTTAGCGCAATTTTCTGTCGTGCCATCTGTATTTGCAGtctgtttttttttgatgttatttACACTTGCTATTGGTTCATCCGTAGCTTTTTGTAGTACTGTCATCAGTGTTATTAAAGATCAATTTCCTAGATACTCACAATGGAAAATTGTACTCGCTGTTTGTACAGTTGGCTTTGGTATTGGAATCTGTTACTGTACACCg GCtggattatatatgattaatttaGTAGATTACTTTGGAGgcacatttataattatggtTTTAGCGATGCTAGAAGTTGTTGGTGTTTCATGGTTTTATG gaatCGATAATTTTCTGGACGACATCGAGtttatgacaaataaaagaccTTTCTTCTTCTGGCGCATTTGTTGGGTCTTCTTAACACCAATTATGCTCTtcacaatattaatttattttttaattacactaCAACCACTTACATACAATGATGAATATTATCCAACTTCTTCATAtg tTGCTGGTTGGGCTTTATTGGCCTGTGGAGTATTGCcgtttgtaattttaatgttCACCACCATCATAcgtaacaaagaaaaaagctTATCTGAT atttttaaaccAGCGGTCAATTGGGGCCCACGCAATGCGAAAACTCGTGAAAGATGGAGAAACTTTAAGCTTctaaaacaacaaaaaagaGATCTTGATTTAACCGAAAATAAATTGCGAAGAGTTTTCacagtattatttaataaattaaagtaa
- the LOC123258693 gene encoding sodium-dependent nutrient amino acid transporter 1-like isoform X2, with translation MKNPKSQRSTTEIFVLSERPQSDVNQENGMKISEETETDRATWGNPIEFLMSCIAYSVGLGNVWRFPYTAYENGGGAFVITYIIVLFMVGKPVYYMESMLGQFTSQSCVKMWALSPSFRGIGYGMTIAVFLVQTYYSGLSSIILYYLIISFQSTLPWSQCFPEWSEPCFNSSSPQSSGINSSKSSAEHFFFKEVINESRIENGLGTPSWRLVLCLLTTWVIIFLVLFKGVKSAGKASYFLAIFPYFMMFMLFGRAVTLEGAIGGIIYFLRPDWSKMTDPKVWYAAVTQSFFSLGVCFGGVIMYASYNKFEHNVTRDCMIVSTLDLCTSLIAGTTIFGILGNLAFKLGTDDFHSVVRSGSGLAFISYPEALAQFSVVPSVFAVCFFLMLFTLAIGSSVAFCSTVISVIKDQFPRYSQWKIVLAVCTVGFGIGICYCTPAGLYMINLVDYFGGTFIIMVLAMLEVVGVSWFYGIDNFLDDIEFMTNKRPFFFWRICWVFLTPIMLFTILIYFLITLQPLTYNDEYYPTSSYVAGWALLACGVLPFVILMFTTIIRNKEKSLSDIFKPAVNWGPRNAKTRERWRNFKLLKQQKRDLDLTENKLRRVFTVLFNKLK, from the exons atgaaaaatcctAAATCACAGCGAAGTACAACGGAGATATTTGTACTTTCTGAAAGGCCGCAATCTGATGTAAACCAAGAA AACGGAATGAAAATATCAGAAGAAACGGAAACAGATCGAGCGACTTGGGGAAATCCTATTGAGTTTCTCATGTCATGCATTGCATACTCTGTTGGTCTTGGTAATGTTTGGAGATTTCCTTACACTGCATACGAAAATGGCGGTGGTGCATTTGTTATCACATATATTATTGTTCTTTTCATGGTTGGAAAGCCAGTGTACTATATGGAATCAATGCTCGGGCAATTTACGAGTCAATCATGTGTTAAAATGTGGGCTCTTTCTCCATCTTTTAGAG GTATCGGATATGGAATGACCATAGCAGTATTTTTAGTACAAACTTACTATTCAGGTTTATCGTCTATCATTTtatattacttaataatatcCTTCCAGTCGACGTTACCTTGGTCTCAATGTTTTCCGGAATGGAGTGAACCCTGTTTTAACTCATCAAGTCCACAATCTTCAGGTATCAATTCTTCAAAGAGTAGTGCAGAACATTTTTTCTT CAAAGAGGTCATTAATGAAAGCAGAATAGAAAATGGACTTGGTACTCCTTCATGGCGATTGGTGTTATGTCTTCTCACTACTTGGGTCATTATCTTTTTAGTTCTTTTCAAAGGAGTGAAAAGTGCTGGAAAAGCATCATATTTTCTGGCAATATTCCCATATTTTATGATGTTCATGCTGTTTGGAAGAGCTGTAACTCTAGAAGGTGCTATCGGaggaataatatattttttacgacCAGACTGGAGCAAGATGACTGATCCAAAAGTGTGGTATGCCGCCGTTActcaatcttttttttcacttgGTGTTTGTTTTGGCGGCGTCATAATGTACGCTTCCTACAACAAATTTGAGCACAATGTCACAAG ggACTGTATGATCGTTTCAACTCTTGATCTTTGCACAAGTCTCATAGCAGGTActactatttttggaattttagGCAATTTAGCTTTCAAATTAGGAACTGATGACTTCCATTCAGTCGTCAGATCAGGAAGTGGATTGGCATTTATTTCTTATCCAGAAGCTTTAGCGCAATTTTCTGTCGTGCCATCTGTATTTGCAGtctgtttttttttgatgttatttACACTTGCTATTGGTTCATCCGTAGCTTTTTGTAGTACTGTCATCAGTGTTATTAAAGATCAATTTCCTAGATACTCACAATGGAAAATTGTACTCGCTGTTTGTACAGTTGGCTTTGGTATTGGAATCTGTTACTGTACACCg GCtggattatatatgattaatttaGTAGATTACTTTGGAGgcacatttataattatggtTTTAGCGATGCTAGAAGTTGTTGGTGTTTCATGGTTTTATG gaatCGATAATTTTCTGGACGACATCGAGtttatgacaaataaaagaccTTTCTTCTTCTGGCGCATTTGTTGGGTCTTCTTAACACCAATTATGCTCTtcacaatattaatttattttttaattacactaCAACCACTTACATACAATGATGAATATTATCCAACTTCTTCATAtg tTGCTGGTTGGGCTTTATTGGCCTGTGGAGTATTGCcgtttgtaattttaatgttCACCACCATCATAcgtaacaaagaaaaaagctTATCTGAT atttttaaaccAGCGGTCAATTGGGGCCCACGCAATGCGAAAACTCGTGAAAGATGGAGAAACTTTAAGCTTctaaaacaacaaaaaagaGATCTTGATTTAACCGAAAATAAATTGCGAAGAGTTTTCacagtattatttaataaattaaagtaa